CCACGGGGCAGGCCGCCGCCGTCGCGCAGGCCACCGGCGGCTCGGTCGCGACGAACACGGAATCGGTCCTGCCGCAACTGATGTCGGCCGTGCCGCAATCGCTGCAGACCCTGACCGCGCCTACCGCGGCTGCCGCCGCCGATCCACCGTCGCTGCTGTCAGCACTCGACTCGGCGCTCACGGGCCCGTTGGGCCCGGTGTCGCTGTTCGGCATCGGCGGCAGCCCGTATCTGCTGGGCGTCGAAAACTACCTGGTGCCCCAAAACGTGGCGAATGTGAACAGTGCCCGGCAGCGGCTGGACCGGGACTACTCGAAGCTGGACCTGCTGGGAATTGATTCGGGGGCGCGAGTAGTGAGCTCACCGGCGCCCACCGGGGCCGGAATGCCGACGGGCATCGGCCGCGCCGGCGTCGTCGGACGCCTGTCGGTGCCGCAGGGATGGGCGGCCGCCGCCCCGGCGATCCGGCCGGTCGCCACGGTGATTCCACAGACCGCGCTTGCCGGCGCTCCGGCGGCCCTCGCGGCCGATGGAGAGGGATCACTGTTCTCCAGCATGGCCGCGTCGGGTCTGGCCGGGCGTGCCATGGCCGCTACCGGCGGTGGCTCCGCTCGGGCAATGGGCATCGGTGGCGGCGCTTTCGGGCGCGCCGCGACCACGGCCACGATCATCGTCATCAACGCGGACGACCCGCAGGAATAGCCGCGTTCGCCCCAGACCGTTCATCGCGAAAACAAGGAGCAACAATGGATTTCGGAGCATTGCCGCCGGAGGTCAACTCCGGTCGGATGTACACAGGAGAAGGCGCAGGCTCACTGCTGGCCGCAGCGTCGGCATGGGATGGGCTGGCCGCCCAGCTGCACTCCGCGGCGACGTCGTATGAGTCAGTGATCTCGAACTTGACCAGCGGTTGGCAGGGCCCGTCCTCGCTGACCATGGCGGGCGCGGCCGCGCCATATGCGGCGTGGATGAGCGCGACCGCCGCGCAAGCCGAACAGGCCGCCTCGCGAGCCAGAGCGGCGGCCGCGGCGTACGAGGCCGCGTTCACGGCGACGGTGCCCCCGGTGGCGATCGCGGAAAACCGCGGCCGACTGGCGTCGCTGGTGGCGACGAACGTCCTTGGGCAGAACACCGCCGCGATCGCGGCCACCGAAGCGGAGTACGGGCAGATGTGGGCGCAAGACGCCGCCGTGATGTACGGCTACGCCGGATCTTCGGCGATCGCCGCGCAGATGGAGCCCTTCAACGCGCCACCGCAAACCACCAACCCGAGCGGGGCCGCCGGCCAATCAGGCGCGGTCGCCCAAGCCGTCGGCG
The sequence above is drawn from the Mycobacterium marseillense genome and encodes:
- a CDS encoding PPE family protein gives rise to the protein MDFGGMPPEVNSGRMYSGPGAGPMLAAAAAWDGLAAQLHSAAASYESVISNLTAGWRGPSSSLMAAAAVPYAAWMSATAAQAEQTANQARAAVIAYEAAFLATVPPPVIAANRAQLMGLIATNFLGQNTPAIMATEAHYAEMWAQDAAAMYGYAGSSATAAQVTPFAPPPRSTNPAGTTGQAAAVAQATGGSVATNTESVLPQLMSAVPQSLQTLTAPTAAAAADPPSLLSALDSALTGPLGPVSLFGIGGSPYLLGVENYLVPQNVANVNSARQRLDRDYSKLDLLGIDSGARVVSSPAPTGAGMPTGIGRAGVVGRLSVPQGWAAAAPAIRPVATVIPQTALAGAPAALAADGEGSLFSSMAASGLAGRAMAATGGGSARAMGIGGGAFGRAATTATIIVINADDPQE